Proteins from a genomic interval of Poecile atricapillus isolate bPoeAtr1 chromosome 1, bPoeAtr1.hap1, whole genome shotgun sequence:
- the RFXAP gene encoding regulatory factor X-associated protein produces MAVTEMKDTEADVGQQGHSGFPLSVLVEPTPAVPHSAPGGGAAITGAPPPSAAGAPARCARAEVRERRAQGPAGPGTAALRGSPAAAPASSASSSSSSSPPPPRQLTLLVMQPGGGEEAAAGAAGVVLQPSADTQLPPSASGGLMVFYELGPAGEVEVAEEEAEAAGGESTASLEELEEEEVAAAGAASGEAAAGGECKSCTYEGCSETTTQVVKQRKPWMCKRHRNKIYKDKYKRKKSDQALGAGGAAAAGGGPRAEDSVEGSVSVTKQRSGSIGDRPARPTLLEQVLNKKRLSLLRSPEVVQFLQKQQRLLSQQALEQRQQQFQGAPG; encoded by the exons ATGGCTGTAACAGAGATGAAGGACACTGAAGCAGATGTGGGGCAA CAGGGCCACAGCGGCTTCCCGCTATCGGTGCTGGTAGAGCCGACCCCCGCAGTCCCTCACAGCGCtcccgggggcggggccgccatTACCGGGGCCCCTCCCCCGAGCGCGGCGGGGGCGCCTGCGCGGTGCGCGCGGGCGGAGGTGCGGGAGCGACGCGCTCAGGGACCGGCCGGGCCGGGTACCGCCGCTCTgcggggcagccccgccgccgctcccgcctcCTCcgcttcttcttcctcctcctcgtcgccgccgccgccgcggcagTTGACGCTGCTTGTGATGCAGCCCGGCGGCGGCGAGGAGGCGGCGGCCGGAGCGGCGGGGGTGGTGCTGCAGCCGAGCGCCGACACGCAGCTGCCGCCCTCCGCCAGCGGCGGCCTCATGGTGTTCTACGAGCTGGGGCCCGCCGGCGAGGTGGAGGTGGCGGAGGAGGAGGCCGAGGCGGCGGGCGGCGAGAGCACggccagcctggaggagctggaggaggaggaggtggcggcggcgggggctgcGAGCGGCGaagcggcggcgggcggcgagTGCAAGAGCTGCACGTACGAGGGCTGCAGCGAGACCACCACGCAGGTGGTGAAGCAGCGCAAGCCCTGGATGTGCAAGCGGCACCGCAACAAGATCTATAAGGACAAATACAAGCGCAAGAAGAGCGACCAGGCCCtgggggccggcggggcggcggccgcggggggcGGCCCGCGGGCCGAG GATAGTGTTGAAGGTTCAGTGTCTGTAACAAAGCAGAGATCAGGATCCATTGGAGATCGCCCAGCAAGACCTACTCTTTTAGAACAAGTATTGAATAAAAAGAGGCTG tCCCTACTCAGAAGCCCAGAAGTAGTGCAGTTTCTACAGAAACAACAGCGATTGTTAAGTCAACAAGCTTTGGAACAAAGGCAGCAACAGTTTCAAGGAGCACCTGGGTAA